Proteins encoded within one genomic window of Amycolatopsis nigrescens CSC17Ta-90:
- a CDS encoding DNA glycosylase AlkZ-like family protein codes for MQKLRAWWSHRQGLDGTLTGLDAGEVLARSGWARSVGGAAPYLGLFARAGLDRETVDQDVADQRIHELPSARGCTYVLPAADFGLGLAVGAGAPEGELAGAVNRLGVTHTEVDDLCAAVVGALEQSTEPLDPAGIKAATGDAARSLGAAGKARGLSSTLPLALGLLQSRGEIRRVPANGRLDQQRYGYVRWTPPAKPDDPETELARRYFSWAAPASLKHFRWFSGFTAAVAKKAVAPLDLRPIPDTSLLLPPELADEFAEFSTPREPSYALLAGIDGIHLLHREFSRLLDPAEAARPVPDGKPGRTLGDEADSPCHLIMDRGRLIGLWEYDTADARIAYKLYVEETSLLRKVISRTEGFVREQLGDARSFSLDSPKSRAARIEALRTCTVD; via the coding sequence ATGCAGAAGCTACGCGCCTGGTGGTCCCACCGGCAGGGCCTGGACGGCACCCTGACCGGCCTCGACGCCGGCGAGGTGCTGGCCCGCAGCGGCTGGGCCCGCTCGGTCGGCGGCGCGGCACCCTATCTGGGGCTGTTCGCCAGGGCCGGGCTGGACCGCGAGACAGTCGATCAGGACGTCGCGGACCAGCGCATCCACGAGCTGCCCTCGGCCCGCGGCTGCACCTACGTGCTACCGGCCGCGGATTTCGGGCTTGGCCTGGCGGTCGGCGCCGGTGCTCCGGAAGGCGAACTGGCCGGTGCGGTCAACCGGCTCGGTGTCACGCACACCGAGGTGGACGACCTGTGCGCCGCGGTCGTCGGCGCGCTCGAGCAGTCCACCGAACCACTGGACCCGGCCGGGATCAAAGCTGCCACCGGCGATGCTGCCCGCAGCCTCGGCGCAGCGGGCAAGGCGAGGGGCCTGTCCAGCACCCTGCCGCTCGCGCTCGGCCTGTTGCAGTCCCGCGGCGAGATCCGCCGGGTACCCGCGAACGGGCGGCTCGACCAGCAGCGCTACGGCTACGTCCGCTGGACCCCTCCGGCCAAGCCCGACGACCCGGAAACCGAACTGGCGCGGCGCTATTTCTCCTGGGCCGCGCCCGCTTCGCTGAAACATTTCCGCTGGTTCTCCGGATTCACCGCCGCGGTCGCGAAGAAGGCGGTGGCGCCGCTGGATTTGCGGCCGATCCCGGACACCTCGCTGTTGCTGCCGCCCGAGCTCGCCGACGAGTTCGCCGAGTTCAGCACCCCGCGCGAGCCTTCCTATGCGCTGCTCGCCGGAATCGACGGAATCCATCTGCTGCACCGCGAATTCTCCCGGCTGCTCGACCCGGCGGAGGCGGCGCGCCCGGTTCCGGACGGTAAACCCGGCCGAACTCTGGGCGACGAAGCGGACTCGCCGTGCCATCTGATCATGGACCGCGGCCGGTTGATCGGGCTGTGGGAGTACGACACCGCGGACGCGCGGATCGCGTACAAGCTGTACGTCGAAGAGACTTCGTTGCTGCGTAAGGTGATCAGCCGCACCGAGGGCTTCGTCCGGGAACAGCTCGGCGACGCGCGCAGCTTCAGCCTCGACTCGCCGAAGAGCAGGGCAGCGCGAATCGAAGCGCTGCGAACCTGCACAGTGGACTGA
- a CDS encoding type II toxin-antitoxin system Rv0910 family toxin: MAKVTVCGRVPTSPEQTWATAADLPRFADWLTMHEAWRGQLPSEFTEGTTLTSVVTIKGLRNRIAWRVVSYDEPHSLAICGDGVGGVRVDLVLSIRPEGDGSLVGIDAQVTGKPVFGPIAMTLGRAVRGELTKSLANLEALLRSPSA, from the coding sequence ATGGCCAAGGTGACCGTTTGCGGCCGAGTACCGACATCCCCGGAGCAGACCTGGGCGACCGCTGCCGATCTGCCGCGGTTCGCGGACTGGCTGACCATGCACGAGGCATGGCGCGGCCAGCTGCCCTCCGAGTTCACCGAAGGCACCACGCTCACGTCGGTGGTCACCATCAAGGGCCTGCGCAACCGGATCGCCTGGCGGGTGGTCTCCTACGACGAGCCCCACTCGCTGGCGATCTGCGGTGACGGCGTCGGCGGCGTGCGGGTGGACCTCGTCCTGTCGATCCGGCCGGAGGGCGACGGCTCCCTGGTCGGAATCGACGCGCAGGTGACCGGGAAGCCGGTGTTCGGCCCGATCGCGATGACACTGGGGCGTGCGGTCCGAGGCGAGCTGACCAAGTCGCTGGCCAACCTCGAAGCACTGCTCAGATCGCCCTCGGCCTAG
- a CDS encoding PadR family transcriptional regulator, with the protein MAGQPPTPAVFHLLLALTGGPRHGYALGQEVERLSGGRMRLGAGTLYRSLQRMRVDGLLAEEGSDTEDERRRVYSLTAAGRRAAAEEAERLRELVRFAVQKGLLSPELES; encoded by the coding sequence ATGGCCGGACAACCGCCGACCCCGGCGGTCTTCCACCTCCTGCTCGCCCTCACCGGCGGCCCGCGGCACGGTTACGCGCTCGGCCAGGAGGTGGAGCGGCTCAGCGGCGGCCGGATGCGCCTCGGCGCCGGCACGCTGTACCGCTCCCTGCAGCGAATGCGCGTGGACGGACTGCTCGCCGAGGAAGGCTCGGACACCGAGGACGAACGGCGGCGCGTGTACTCACTCACCGCGGCCGGTCGCCGAGCGGCCGCCGAAGAGGCCGAACGGCTGCGCGAGCTCGTCCGCTTCGCTGTCCAAAAAGGACTGTTGTCCCCGGAACTGGAGTCGTGA
- a CDS encoding VOC family protein: MLSEFAPITVQLIVADADAAITFYRNAFGAEEVVRNLAPDSGKVMHCELFLLGTRLLLHEEFPGRSGPAALGGTPVTLHLYVDNVDEVFARAVAAGATVEMPLQEAFWGDRYGILLDPAGHRWSVATPNDDPAPSELHERAEQWAAKER; this comes from the coding sequence ATGCTCAGCGAGTTCGCCCCGATCACCGTGCAGCTCATCGTGGCCGACGCGGACGCGGCGATCACCTTCTACCGCAACGCGTTCGGCGCCGAAGAGGTGGTCCGCAACCTGGCCCCGGACAGCGGCAAGGTGATGCACTGCGAGCTGTTCCTGCTGGGCACCCGGCTGCTGCTGCACGAGGAGTTCCCCGGCCGGTCCGGTCCGGCGGCGCTCGGCGGCACCCCGGTCACCCTGCACCTGTACGTGGACAACGTGGACGAGGTGTTCGCCCGCGCGGTGGCCGCCGGCGCGACCGTCGAAATGCCGCTGCAGGAGGCGTTCTGGGGAGACCGCTACGGAATCCTGCTCGACCCGGCCGGGCACCGCTGGTCGGTGGCCACCCCGAACGACGACCCGGCCCCGAGCGAGCTGCACGAACGAGCCGAACAATGGGCCGCCAAAGAGCGGTAG
- a CDS encoding phosphatidylglycerol lysyltransferase domain-containing protein, with the protein MAGAASVRAITWVTRLVGLAAVASVLFPVARRGLRSHVAEWLGLPQDATTAAAVVLLVTGVLLVLLAAGLRRRKRRAWQLAVLSSALLVVSHVGAGHVFGAGLVSVLLLAGLLVTRRYFVGEPDPVTGRWRAVRVFLQLALAGLVINVVLLSMAPATTLAPLDFGGRVAHAALALVGVSGPAEFRAGWLDELTSSVGLLFGLGAVLLAAYFLLRSAEPDPELSDEEADRLRALVEEHGERDSLGYFALRRDKFVVFSRSGKAAVTYRVIAGAAVCSADPLGDPEAWPGAIEEYLEVCRRHGWVPAAMGCSQLGATVWARFGLDVLEIGDEAVVEVDTFTLAGRVMRGVRQAVSRTKRAGYQVRVRLAEQLSAPELAELEALAANWRGTDTERGFSMALGRMGDPGSVLVTAEQDGRVRGLLQFVPWGSHGLSMDVMRRDRTADNGVNELMISELLLRAGEHGIRQISLNFAAFRAVLEQGRRIGAGPVARMSAKVLGWASRWIQIETLYRFNAKFQPTWVPRYLAYPGVRELPRVGVAVFEAEGLGGRPPRLLRMLRR; encoded by the coding sequence ATGGCCGGCGCCGCTTCGGTGCGGGCGATCACCTGGGTGACCAGGCTGGTCGGGCTGGCCGCGGTGGCGTCGGTGCTGTTCCCGGTCGCGCGGCGCGGGCTGCGCAGCCATGTTGCCGAGTGGCTCGGTCTCCCGCAGGACGCCACCACCGCGGCGGCCGTGGTGCTGCTGGTGACCGGGGTCCTGCTGGTGCTGCTGGCCGCCGGGCTGCGCCGCCGGAAACGCCGGGCCTGGCAGCTCGCGGTGCTCTCCTCGGCCCTGCTCGTGGTTTCCCACGTTGGTGCGGGACATGTGTTCGGGGCCGGCCTGGTGTCCGTGCTGCTGCTCGCCGGGCTGCTGGTGACCAGGCGGTACTTCGTCGGCGAGCCCGATCCGGTGACCGGCAGGTGGCGGGCCGTGCGGGTGTTCCTGCAGCTGGCGCTGGCCGGCCTGGTGATCAACGTGGTGCTGCTGTCCATGGCGCCGGCGACCACGCTGGCGCCGCTGGACTTCGGCGGCCGGGTGGCGCACGCCGCGCTGGCGCTGGTCGGGGTGAGCGGGCCGGCCGAGTTCCGGGCCGGCTGGCTGGACGAGCTGACCTCGTCGGTCGGCCTGCTGTTCGGCCTCGGTGCGGTGCTGCTGGCCGCGTACTTCCTGCTGCGCTCGGCCGAGCCGGACCCGGAACTGTCCGATGAGGAGGCCGACCGGCTGCGTGCGCTGGTCGAGGAGCACGGCGAGCGCGACTCGCTGGGATATTTCGCGCTGCGGCGGGACAAGTTCGTGGTGTTCTCCCGCTCGGGCAAGGCGGCGGTGACCTACCGGGTGATCGCCGGCGCGGCGGTCTGCTCGGCCGACCCGCTCGGCGATCCGGAGGCATGGCCCGGTGCGATCGAGGAGTACCTGGAGGTCTGCCGCCGGCACGGCTGGGTGCCGGCCGCGATGGGCTGCTCGCAGCTGGGCGCCACGGTGTGGGCGCGGTTCGGCCTGGACGTGCTGGAGATCGGTGACGAGGCCGTGGTGGAGGTGGACACGTTCACCTTGGCCGGCCGGGTGATGCGCGGCGTGCGTCAGGCCGTGTCCAGGACGAAACGGGCCGGCTACCAGGTGCGGGTCCGCCTCGCCGAGCAGCTGAGCGCTCCGGAGCTGGCCGAGTTGGAGGCGCTGGCCGCGAACTGGCGCGGCACGGATACCGAGCGCGGCTTCTCGATGGCGCTGGGCCGGATGGGCGATCCGGGTTCCGTGCTGGTCACCGCCGAGCAGGACGGCCGGGTGCGCGGCCTGCTGCAGTTCGTGCCGTGGGGCAGTCATGGCTTGTCCATGGACGTCATGCGCCGCGACCGGACCGCGGACAACGGCGTGAACGAGCTGATGATCTCGGAGCTGCTGCTGCGCGCCGGTGAGCACGGAATCCGCCAGATCTCGCTGAACTTCGCCGCCTTCCGCGCTGTGCTGGAGCAGGGCCGCCGGATCGGCGCCGGCCCGGTGGCCAGGATGTCGGCGAAGGTGCTCGGCTGGGCGTCCCGCTGGATCCAGATCGAGACCCTGTATCGATTCAACGCGAAGTTCCAGCCCACCTGGGTGCCCAGGTATCTGGCCTACCCGGGAGTCCGCGAACTACCCCGCGTAGGCGTCGCCGTCTTCGAAGCCGAGGGCCTCGGCGGCCGCCCGCCACGCCTGCTCAGGATGCTTCGACGGTGA
- a CDS encoding alpha/beta hydrolase family protein, with protein MTKMRTAFALVVFAVCALLAPATAQAAGPVPATLPAATGKYAVGSDTLHLTDRSRTDPWVPESGPRQLMVSMFYPAVLPVGAPRQYLSTEEATLFLQGIPDVRPELVAATRSGARLAAPPVPRPHGFPLVVLSPGFGHPRSALTGLAEELASRGYVIALIGHNYESNGTQFPDGQVTGCVACESEQVEMVPTVRAADVSFVLDRLLGRDPAWAGRWLIDPRRIGMAGHSIGGNSASATMSVDRRVLAGVNMDGSFIEPVPESGLDRPFLMLGTAQSHTPSGEDTSWPQAWSRLTDWKRWLTVAGAGHSSFTDLSVLGEHFGVKDPTETISGARATELTRAYLVAFFEENLRGRPQPLLEGPVPANPEVEFWS; from the coding sequence ATGACCAAAATGAGAACCGCGTTCGCGCTGGTCGTGTTCGCGGTCTGTGCGCTGCTCGCCCCGGCGACGGCTCAGGCGGCTGGGCCGGTGCCCGCCACCTTGCCGGCGGCCACCGGCAAGTACGCCGTCGGGTCGGACACCCTGCACCTCACCGACCGGTCCAGGACCGACCCGTGGGTGCCGGAGTCGGGGCCGCGGCAGCTGATGGTGTCGATGTTCTACCCCGCCGTGCTGCCGGTCGGCGCGCCGCGGCAGTACCTGAGCACCGAAGAGGCCACCCTCTTTCTGCAGGGCATTCCCGATGTGCGGCCCGAACTGGTCGCCGCGACCAGGAGCGGCGCGCGGCTGGCCGCGCCGCCGGTGCCCCGCCCGCACGGTTTCCCCCTGGTGGTGCTGTCGCCGGGGTTCGGCCACCCGCGTTCGGCGCTCACCGGGCTGGCCGAGGAGCTGGCCAGCCGGGGTTACGTGATCGCGCTGATCGGGCACAACTACGAGTCCAACGGCACGCAGTTCCCGGACGGGCAGGTCACCGGCTGCGTGGCGTGCGAATCGGAGCAGGTCGAGATGGTGCCGACGGTGCGTGCCGCGGACGTGTCCTTCGTGCTCGACCGGCTGCTCGGCCGGGACCCGGCCTGGGCGGGCCGCTGGCTGATCGACCCCCGGCGGATCGGCATGGCCGGGCACTCCATCGGTGGGAACTCGGCGTCGGCCACGATGAGCGTTGATCGCCGGGTGCTGGCCGGGGTGAACATGGACGGCTCGTTCATCGAGCCGGTGCCGGAGTCCGGTTTGGACCGGCCGTTCCTGATGCTGGGCACCGCGCAGTCGCACACCCCGAGCGGCGAGGACACCTCCTGGCCGCAGGCGTGGTCGCGGCTGACGGACTGGAAGCGCTGGCTCACCGTGGCTGGGGCGGGGCATTCCAGCTTCACCGATCTCTCGGTGCTCGGTGAGCACTTCGGGGTGAAGGACCCGACCGAGACGATCAGCGGGGCGCGGGCGACCGAGCTGACCAGGGCGTACCTGGTCGCGTTCTTCGAGGAGAACTTGCGCGGTCGGCCGCAGCCGCTGCTCGAGGGCCCGGTGCCGGCCAACCCCGAGGTCGAGTTCTGGTCCTAG
- a CDS encoding MerR family transcriptional regulator, with the protein MGDNKSSLLGISAFARRVGLTPSALRFYDDCAVLRPAEVDAATGYRYYHPEQEERAVLLRRLRAAEVSLTDAVAVLDGSAEQAEKVLRNHLRRAREKSDTARAAIDELLRSVSGGRVSADVDGAELAGALRQVAPAVGDGEVPALNGVLLELGDAEVRVVATDRYRLSLRVLNPVESWGGPCRYLLANTGLAELGRWAAREARVVIEGDADGLRFRGAADSRDVSTVDAEFPAYREVLAALAAPEHRVVADRLVLRDAVLGSDGTRVVLELSEDELLVAGGKALAVLYSGPGLTIAFDPVLLGQALDASVGPDVLLEISGAAQPVVVRSADQGSFTTLVMPVAL; encoded by the coding sequence ATGGGAGACAACAAGTCATCGTTGCTGGGGATCAGCGCGTTCGCGCGAAGGGTCGGGTTGACGCCGAGCGCGCTGCGGTTTTATGACGACTGCGCGGTGCTGCGGCCGGCGGAAGTGGACGCGGCGACCGGGTATCGGTACTACCACCCGGAGCAGGAGGAGCGGGCGGTTCTGCTGCGACGGTTGCGGGCGGCGGAAGTGTCGTTGACGGATGCGGTCGCGGTGCTGGACGGATCGGCGGAGCAGGCCGAGAAGGTGCTCAGGAATCATCTGCGGCGTGCCAGGGAGAAGTCGGACACGGCCAGGGCGGCGATCGATGAACTGCTGCGGTCGGTGTCCGGCGGGCGGGTGTCCGCCGACGTGGACGGGGCCGAGTTGGCCGGGGCGTTGCGGCAGGTGGCGCCGGCGGTGGGCGACGGCGAAGTGCCGGCGTTGAACGGGGTGTTGCTGGAGCTCGGGGACGCGGAGGTCCGGGTGGTGGCGACGGACCGGTACCGGCTGTCGTTGCGAGTGCTGAACCCGGTGGAGAGCTGGGGCGGGCCGTGCCGGTATCTGCTCGCGAACACCGGGCTGGCGGAGCTCGGGCGATGGGCGGCCAGAGAGGCCAGGGTCGTCATCGAGGGTGACGCGGACGGCCTGCGGTTCCGCGGCGCGGCCGACAGCCGCGACGTCAGCACGGTGGACGCGGAGTTCCCGGCTTATCGCGAGGTGCTGGCCGCGCTGGCGGCACCGGAGCACCGCGTGGTGGCTGATCGGCTGGTGCTGCGGGATGCCGTCCTCGGGTCGGACGGCACGAGGGTGGTGCTGGAGTTGAGCGAGGACGAACTGCTCGTCGCCGGCGGGAAGGCGCTCGCGGTGCTGTATTCGGGGCCGGGACTGACGATCGCGTTCGATCCGGTGCTGCTCGGGCAGGCGCTCGACGCCAGCGTTGGGCCGGATGTGCTGCTGGAGATCTCCGGCGCGGCGCAACCGGTGGTCGTCCGGTCCGCGGATCAGGGCAGCTTCACCACCCTCGTGATGCCGGTAGCGCTTTGA
- a CDS encoding class I SAM-dependent methyltransferase produces MTHGIELDRLRELLDPGRAPEIPEVPAEAGYLDLLPPEQSRPRTPAQAAMHNPLVAAVYERWWRPLGGLLMGLHGPRMAEERGNAARMLGLTGEQLVLDVACGPGNFTRGFGEALSGKGFAVGLDVSPPMLARAVRDNRGDRVAYLRADARTLPFPDLTFDAVGCFAALYLVPQPFVVLDELIRVLAPGGRVAVLTSCRTGVPGLRGPETLIARTAGLRLFERHDITRVFERHGLRDIDQKVTGFAQFVTARK; encoded by the coding sequence TTGACGCACGGCATCGAGCTCGACCGGCTCCGCGAGCTGCTCGACCCCGGCCGCGCGCCGGAGATTCCGGAAGTTCCGGCCGAGGCGGGCTATCTCGACCTGCTGCCGCCAGAACAGTCGCGACCGCGGACCCCGGCGCAGGCCGCCATGCACAACCCGCTGGTCGCGGCCGTCTACGAACGCTGGTGGCGACCGCTCGGCGGACTGCTGATGGGCCTGCACGGGCCGCGGATGGCCGAAGAACGCGGCAACGCCGCGCGGATGCTCGGCCTGACCGGTGAGCAGCTGGTGCTGGACGTGGCCTGCGGGCCTGGCAACTTCACCCGCGGTTTCGGCGAGGCGTTGAGCGGCAAGGGTTTCGCCGTCGGCCTCGACGTCTCGCCGCCGATGCTGGCCCGCGCCGTCCGGGACAACCGCGGCGACCGGGTGGCCTATCTGCGCGCCGACGCGCGCACACTGCCGTTCCCGGACCTGACCTTCGACGCGGTGGGCTGTTTCGCCGCGCTCTACCTGGTGCCGCAACCGTTCGTGGTGCTCGACGAGCTGATCAGGGTGCTCGCGCCGGGCGGCCGCGTCGCCGTGCTCACCAGCTGCCGCACCGGCGTGCCGGGACTGCGCGGGCCGGAGACCCTGATCGCCAGGACCGCCGGTCTCCGCCTGTTCGAGCGGCACGACATCACCCGCGTCTTCGAACGCCACGGCCTGCGCGACATCGACCAGAAGGTCACCGGCTTCGCCCAGTTCGTCACCGCCCGCAAGTGA